Genomic DNA from Cyprinus carpio isolate SPL01 chromosome A22, ASM1834038v1, whole genome shotgun sequence:
atatatagatatctatacatattatagttttttatttttatttttatttaatttttttattgattattatttaatacatattgtACATATCACATAGCtggtattaaatgtttaatgttgcttttaacatgcacattttaaatgttgcttttatCATTTCTTTAGTTTTACTTGCAATAAATCCATAATCTAGAAACTGAAttaagaacaatatttatttttattagttacatttgtttttgttgcttcAGCAATGCTTTATTCTCCCCGTCTCACACACTCAGGTAAAGTCATCACTCCATCATTACACTGTTGTCTTAGTTCTCTAACAGCTACTGAAACTTTGCCCCTCTTACACATAAAGGTGATGTGATCACTATGGGGTGCGAACATCTTTTGCCGATTAGCATAGGCTAACTCTATTCCTCTTCTATCCATTTCCTCCACCGTCACTGTACAGGGCTCTGAAATAAACCCAGCATATCACTATCAGTGTCACAATATACATTCATTAACTAATCATCACAACCTACAACTTCCACTACAAGATTACATCATGATGTGTTTATGGTGAAGCGTGTTCATACTTACTTAAACACCTAATATTCCCTCTCCATTCTCCTTGTTCACAGGTCAAGTATCTGGACAAAGGTGGACGCAAATCCAATGTGTATTTATTAAAGCAGTTGTATTCAACTCTCTCCCCTGTATTGTATTCATCTTTTTTCAATTCTATTGTATCTGCATCGTTCACGTCTGGTGGTGGTCCACAACTGGTGGTCTGACCTAAAGCACAGAACATGttataaatattactaatttgAGAATGAggtaatttgaataaaatgtttgagAAAAAGACAATATGTTGAAGAGATATTCagaatataatatgatatgatataattatatgaaatacacacaaatgatataatgtaatatgttataataaaaattagatCCAAATAAAATTTAGAATCGAGAAATTTTGAGTCGTGTTTGTTTATCCATGCAAACTTGTCACCTCAGTGTTTGTTTATAGGTTGTTTTGTgctgttgctaggttgttctgggtggttgctagttgTTTGCTTCTTGGCTCAAGTGAAGAGAAACTTGTGTGCTGATGAGTTTTGTACCAGTCTTTGGCATCTACTTTAATATGAGCAATAGTGATGCTTGCAGACACTGCTAATAAAACTTGACTAAGAAAACCTGTGACCTTACTGATGCATTTAGGAATAGCGCTGCTCCATTCTCCATTTGACTGACAGGTGATTTTTTCCTGTCCTTGTAATGTATATCCCCTCCCAACACATGAAAGAGTTATTGTCTGTCCTGGTCTGACTGAGACCTCAGACCCCCGGTGTTCGTCTGATCTCATGTTCTCTGTGAGTTTTGCAACACATTTTGTTTCTAAAAACAGAAAGATCTGGTCAAGCAAACATCTTCAATGTGTTACACAAATCTATCTTTGCTCAGTCAGAAGCTTTTACTTTCTCTGTGTTTACCTTCACATTTATAAAAAGGGCTGCTCCATTCTCCATTTGACTGACAGGTGATTTCTCtctgccctaaaaaaaaaaaaaaccttatatatCAGCAGGGGCAGCATGTGGCTCTGAAAACTCCTCACTGTTACAAAAGTATTCTGACACACATCAGCATGACATCACATGAAGTCTCTATTATTGTATTTGATTCATTATGTGaaccattttaatttgattactgTGCTGCTtgcatttcaatataaaaagagtatcataaaataaaaacaaacaaattgcaccaaaatatgaaattatattataaaatagaatgtataatataaaatttgaacaatattaattatacaacataatattttgtagttaaatatataaaataatgttatctaacattatataaaatatttttggagcAATATGCATAAtagtatacaaaatatatacagtggCTCTGAAACACTTATTTACATTAGCAGATGGACTCAGAGTGCCATAACTCAAATGATGATTTCACTAGGTCTTCACAGCAAACTGACTTTGTAAATATTGGCTGCACTACCACAAAATTATCTACAGTTTTGATACTGTTCTTTCCCGATTTATAAATATCTCTTTTGATTTTCACCTATAAGaatgtcattttataatttctcattttaaaataattttctaatatGGCATTTTCTAATCTGCAGTTTTAAAAGACAGTTATCATCACCAATCAAAACCTCACCTTGACATGTTGGTGGTTTTTCTGATGTTCCTCTCTGGCAGAAAACTGTTTTCTCATTCATTAAGTATGAGTTTCGACATACATATGTTACGGTAGATTTAGGTAAATACAATTCTTCAGGTTCAGATGTTATGACTGCATTTTCCACATTTGGAGGAATGTCACAACGcacctctggaaaaaaaaaaaataataataataataatgtattgaaaTTTATGAACTCCAATAAGACTGATTTTAGTTTTGTTGAGAATTTATATTGTCCAGCCCACTGCATGCACAGCTGCTCCTATTACAAACATGTAATAAGAGTTTGAGAGACTCACCCTTACACACTGGTTTCTCCCATCTACCATTGGTGCATTTTATGGAGCGGTCAGTTGACATGAACCTTGGATCACATTCCACATCAGCAGTTTCTGGATCACGAAGGGTTAGTTTTCCATGGTGAACACTGGGAAGAGCACCACATTCTTCCTTCCCTGTAAAGACCAATGACAGGAAGCACTTTTCAGTACACTATCATTCATCAAACACCTGAGACTGACAATAATAAAACTCACGGATGCAGCGAGGCTCATCAGACCAAGATCCTTTGCTGCATGTCACTGAATCCCACCAGTTCCCAGTGAATGGTTTATAACCCGTGTTGCAGGAGTAAAAGATTTTTTCCTTGTTGGAAGGGTGGCTGTAAATGAACCCATTTTCCACAGACAGAACAGGACACAATTTTTGCTTTGCTGTGAGGAAACAGATTCAAAACTCttcaaaattctgttttaatatgttaatgCTATTACTGTgtggatatacagtataataattcgATATTGAAAAAGTTATTCTATCTGTAAtgtatgtaagggataatgtacatccagctggttgttatcgcagaataaccccTGACAGTGTGATCAGGAtcttgtatcaccctgaagggggttattctgcgataagaaccggctggatgtacattatacCACtaattacatggctacttgccacataagtaaataattagacacaaaatattgatttgcaagcagcaagttcaaactagacggacatttaagggatacTGTGCAGTCACACCACTTATTaaacaacatttcaccacataaatgattaaggcaataaaatatattgatttaagatgaaaatgttttaaaatcttaccagtttgtaAGTTATCTTGTAATcaattacagtgtacaaaacactCATCAGAAACGAGagacattaaataattatacacataatactgaattatgttttaatattttattagttaagCACACAAAAAGCTTTCAGAAAGAAAAACTGTTTCTAGCAAGCGTACAGTGCTGacttcagttacccggatgagcctgtgttatcagcttttgccggttgttatcgagggatatgtcgcaactgaccaatcagaagcaaGTATTCCACAGAGTCGTGTAATAAGTAATTGTAACATaccagtgcatttttttttttttttttggattgtaaGATGTTTACATGTCAGAGAACAATGTTTagttaaaaactatttattttaataacaaagaccttttttattttattaacatcagCCTTTTAGATCAAATAAGTCTAAGGGAGttaaggagaaaaaataaataaaatagaatataaaagaGAATGTTTACCTGCAGTGTTTGAAGACCCAGATGTCACTAAACAtacaagaaaacagaaaataactgcatataaatacattttccataGGTCAAACAAAATGAAGCTTtctgtttataaatatttgttgacCAGAACGGCCTCTTTTCAAAAAGGAAATGTCAAATGAGACGCAAATGGGCGTCCTGCAGCTcgaaagtttgtttgttttgtaaatgttttgaactcaacccccaaaaaataaaaaataaaatccattgaTTTAATGATGTAAagaaacttaatgaaaataaaaatattctgatCTTTTGCTGAgctcttattttttttgtgttatttatattgcCATTTTAAATCTAACAATGGCCCCAAATGCATCTGCAGATGCCTTGAACCTAAAAagcctaaattataaaaactgaaatgaaataaaaaacttacATGTTGTCACTGTACTGAAGCCACAGTAATTCACATATTATCTGGAAAATGTTTACGTTGTATTAAGTTGACACAGTATAATTTTTGTacagtttcagttcagttcaaattaaTTTGTGTACCGCACCTTGTTGACTACAAATGCAGAGTTACAGGCTGGTGGAAGCTAAAAGGGTTGTGAAATGCACttccagatttttaaattatgtttccCGAGTTTATCTTATAAAGTTCAGTGCAGAGTTCTCCGATACAAACCACAAATGTCTTGGTAATTTTAACTAGTTTAAAGCCTGGTGAAACAGCACTGACATTCTTAACGACACTGACACGGAAAACAGGAGAAACATTCTGCAACAACAATCCAGTTAGAAGGCTTTTCAGTCCACAAACCACAAACAGTCACCAttaatttactgtagtaacactaactgtTACCAtagtattgtggcagaaatgtgggattATATTAGTAATGCagacattaaatgtattaaaggagcaatataatataatataatataatataatataatataatataatataatataacataaattaacattaaatatattaaattattttattttatattttttttttaaatataaatatagtgtagtttttgcatttgttttgtattaaatgtcTTTAGGCTAcagtttttttcataataaatgcaatagaaacaatatagttattttcatGATAGTGAGTATCTGTCGTTAACATGATCTAAATACTatatggaagaccaatggttaattgtaatcataatttaatcatgtcagaatattaaaattttaccctataaaaagtaggtttttacattttttacagatgttactgtttttgttaatGAACATAAGTTTTAAATATTCATCCCAATTCAAGCTCAGTGCATGTCTAGCATTTTTTACAGATGGTCATATCAATACGTGAATATATGAATGAAATGTTCACCTGTTTCTGATAATACCACAGTCAACTGTCTACTTtctaaaactttcattcagcatcAAAAATTGGCCtttgaactaaataaaaattgtacatttatcaTGATAATTGTTGGTATGTACTACATTTATCAATATcgattatattaaacattttattgtgacaatttttttggctatatcgcccagccctataagTACTATTATTGTCATATTCATATACAAGGGTATGTACTGATTTTATTAGCAGCACTGAAATGATATGCTTGGTGTTTTAATagaatgttacacacacacacacacacacacacacacacacacacacacacaatatatattatttatatttatataagaaaataaataaaaaaagaatttttatatatatataaaaattaaatgaacctTTGCACTTTGGAACAACGTCACTCCATTTTCCCGTCTCTTCACAGCGAATATCACTACTTCCGTCTATCATTTTGTCAGAAGATACACACTCAAAGTGAATAACATCACCATAACTTCCCTCCTCTGTGTTACCCGACGCAGTCACCTCCCCATCTGTGCTGATGGCTGGACATTTCACcactgaatatgaaaataaaaataaagaaaccaaCAAACCAGTcactaaataataaatcaataaatctttTTAGTTATAATTCTCTTCTAGCTTATGAGTCACTATTCTATGATGGAGAGATATTAaacgagagaaaaaaagaggaaaaactgattttaaagaaATCGTACCCTCACAGACAGGGACAGCGTTGTCCCATCCTTGAGCTCTGCAGGTACGATGATTCATTCTGCTTGTCATTTCATACCtgtgaacataattattttacaagTACAAGGATTATCAAACTCAAGAGGAAAGTATACATTCCATATGATAAAAAAAGCATAAGTACATTTACCCTTTCTTTCTTGTATGTATAAATgtttgttgataaaaaaaaaatctgtgtccTCTTCTTTAAGTTCAAAATTACCATTTGGTGTGTCGCCTGGATGACTACATTTTTTCCCTGCGGAAATCAaacatgttttactttacatggtAACAATGATTTAATAACTATGTGGCCATCGTATATTGACAATTCTCTTACTTGCACATGGTCGCTCAATGGATTTTTTCCATTCTCCTTTTTCACACTTTAATTTATACAAGCCAGTATAACCTGTCATGCAGTTCACTCTCACTGTTTCACCATCAGCGTATGAAGCGTTCTCAGCTGGTTCTGTTTTTTCAAAAGTAATGTCCTCTCGAAGACATTCTGcgaagcacaaacaaatgttACACAAAGACAtaattgttttatgtatattaaatgctGAAGTACATCCACAACTAGTCAACACTCTCTAAATCTACATGTTAAACGT
This window encodes:
- the cfhl2 gene encoding complement factor H like 2 yields the protein MRVPVKLLGFGFWLFSFNFAQCQECLRENIKYADIVPVEKASYADGETVKVNCVAGYTGLYKLKCEKGEWKKSIERPCAKKKCGHPGDTQNGDFKLTEGTEFVFGATVVYTCKKGYEMASRINQRTCRTQGWDNAVPLCEVVKCPAISTDGEVTASGNTEEGSYGDVIHFECVSSDKMIDGSSDIRCEETGKWSDVVPKCKVTSGSSNTAAKQKLCPVLSVENGFIYSHPSNKEKIFYSCNTGYKPFTGNWWDSVTCSKGSWSDEPRCIRKEECGALPSVHHGKLTLRDPETADVECDPRFMSTDRSIKCTNGRWEKPVCKEVRCDIPPNVENAVITSEPEELYLPKSTVTYVCRNSYLMNEKTVFCQRGTSEKPPTCQGQREITCQSNGEWSSPFYKCEETKCVAKLTENMRSDEHRGSEVSVRPGQTITLSCVGRGYTLQGQEKITCQSNGEWSSAIPKCISQTTSCGPPPDVNDADTIELKKDEYNTGERVEYNCFNKYTLDLRPPLSRYLTCEQGEWRGNIRCLKPCTVTVEEMDRRGIELAYANRQKMFAPHSDHITFMCKRGKVSVAVRELRQQCNDGVMTLPECVRRGE